A section of the Ogataea parapolymorpha DL-1 chromosome II, whole genome shotgun sequence genome encodes:
- a CDS encoding putative membrane protein, producing the protein MDIVPEVALAAISVSIFKPYFDQANELVNYTFIDEIFHVNQVKEYWNGNFDSWDSKITTPPGLYYLALWWLKLTGLELSIANLRLLNFIGGVLLIITTLVVKKHHNSGLSAVSLFSSPLLTIYYTLFYTDVWSTLLIVQSYVAAVCWKPTLISATLSCLLGSISLLFRQTNIVWLAFALAVIVDKLAKDNYRDIAQYDVAVFVRKAFASWRIVCPFAMVLIAFINFVISNGGITMGDKENHVIVPHLAQVFYCFTFITSFSAPLWLSPAFIRGYFETLLARKYLVLNGFWIFIMFYIVQNFTFLHPFILADNRHYTFYIMRRVIFKTWYSKFLLLPVYHYSAYTVYKLFTKNHSKVLFIAFVTCVILTVAPSPLFEPRYFILPLVYWRLQVRPVADHSQLRLGLECLWNYWWSRSLFQIYFNYVFEWDDLPDPQRIIW; encoded by the coding sequence ATGGACATTGTACCTGAAGTTGCTTTGGCAGCAATTAGTGTCTCTATTTTCAAACCATATTTTGACCAGGCAAACGAATTGGTCAATTATACTTTCATCGATGAAATCTTTCACGTGAACCAAGTAAAGGAGTATTGGAATGGAAATTTTGATTCATGGGATTCGAAGATCACCACGCCCCCGGGTCTATACTATCTTGCACTTTGGTGGCTTAAACTCACGGGATTGGAACTCTCCATTGCCAATTTAAGATTGCTCAATTTTATTGGCGGCGTGCTCCTTATCATTACCACGTTGGTTGTCAAGAAACATCACAACTCTGGTCTTTCGGCTGTTTCTCTATTTTCCTCTCCATTGCTGACAATTTATTATACTCTTTTTTACACCGACGTTTGGTCCACGCTACTCATCGTTCAGTCATATGTCGCTGCAGTCTGTTGGAAACCCACTTTGATATCAGCCACATTATCCTGTTTGTTGGGCTCAATCAGTCTCCTGTTCCGACAAACCAACATCGTCTGGCTAGCCTTTGCATTAGCCGTTATCGTGGACAAGTTGGCAAAGGACAACTATCGTGATATTGCGCAATACGATGTTGCTGTCTTTGTCCGCAAGGCATTTGCAAGTTGGAGGATCGTTTGTCCTTTCGCAATGGTTCTTATCGCATTCATAAATTTTGTTATCAGTAACGGAGGCATAACTATGGGGGACAAGGAAAACCATGTTATTGTTCCTCACTTAGCTCAGGTGTTTTATTGCTTTACGTTCATCACCAGCTTTTCCGCTCCATTGTGGCTCAGTCCGGCATTTATTAGAGGTTACTTTGAGACACTGCTCGCCAGAAAATACTTGGTACTCAACGgcttctggatcttcaTTATGTTTTACATTGTGCAAAACTTCACTTTTTTGCACCCATTCATTCTCGCCGATAACAGACACTATACATTCTATATCATGAGAAGGGTTATCTTCAAGACTTGGTACTCCAAATTTTTACTTCTTCCCGTTTACCACTATTCTGCCTATACCGTGTACAAACtcttcaccaaaaaccATTCGAAAGTGCTATTTATCGCATTTGTGACATGTGTCATCCTGACTGTCGCTCCATCTCCATTATTTGAGCCGCGGTATTTTATTTTACCATTAGTGTACTGGAGACTGCAAGTGCGGCCAGTGGCAGACCACTCTCAGTTACGATTGGGACTAGAATGTTTATGGAATTACTGGTGGTCAAGGTCTCTATTCCAGATCTATTTTAATTACGTATTTGAGTGGGACGATCTGCCAGACCCACAGCGAATCATTTGGTGA